The Candidatus Palauibacter scopulicola genome includes a region encoding these proteins:
- a CDS encoding BrnT family toxin produces the protein MEFEWDEAKNQANIRKHGIGFDTAKRIFEGIIATSLDRRRDYGEDRRISIGRVGPGALIVVTHTERRGRIRLISARPASRKERRVYHERTLR, from the coding sequence ATGGAATTCGAGTGGGACGAGGCCAAGAATCAGGCGAACATCCGCAAGCACGGCATCGGGTTCGACACCGCCAAGCGCATCTTCGAGGGGATCATCGCGACATCGCTCGACCGACGCCGCGACTACGGCGAGGACCGCCGCATCAGCATTGGCCGGGTAGGGCCCGGAGCGCTGATCGTGGTCACCCACACCGAGCGCCGTGGGCGAATCCGTCTGATCTCTGCCCGCCCCGCGTCGAGGAAGGAAAGGAGAGTCTACCATGAGCGGACGCTACGATAA
- a CDS encoding BrnA antitoxin family protein, which produces MSGRYDKPLTPEQIAAVKDESIDFSDIPELDEGFWERAELVEPDLTDQITMRVKRSVLAYFKAPGKGYQTRMNRVLESYVRHRTGGSADTGESAGP; this is translated from the coding sequence ATGAGCGGACGCTACGATAAGCCGCTCACGCCCGAGCAGATTGCGGCGGTGAAGGACGAGAGCATCGACTTCAGCGACATCCCGGAACTGGACGAAGGGTTCTGGGAGCGAGCCGAGCTTGTCGAGCCCGATCTCACCGACCAGATCACCATGCGCGTCAAACGCTCCGTGCTGGCCTATTTCAAGGCTCCGGGGAAGGGCTACCAGACGCGAATGAACCGCGTGCTCGAGAGCTACGTGCGGCACAGGACCGGGGGATCGGCCGACACCGGGGAGAGTGCGGGCCCCTGA